aattaattgtttttcgactacctaacctaaccaaacataacttttttggctacctaacctaacctaacctataaagataggtttggttaggataggtagggttggttacgttcggtgatatatctacgttaatttcaacactaataaaaaaaaattgacctcatacataatgaaatgggtagtttttcatttcataaacaaaaaattagagaaaatatattaattcatgaaaacttggcttattaggcaaatcgggccttgcatagtaggccgagaagtgcgttctggctactaggtacgacatatatatatatatatatatatatatatatatatatatatatatatatatatatatatatatatatatatatatatatatatatatatatatatgtcgtacctagtagccagaactcacttttcagcctacaatgcaaggcccgatttgcctaataagccaagttttcatgaatttatatattttctctaatttttttcttatcaaatgataaagcaacccatttcataatgtaagatgtcaatttgtttttattggagttcaaattaacgtagatatatgaccgaacctaaccaaccctacctaacctaacctaacctatctttataggttaggttaggttaggtagccgaaaaagttaggttaggttaggttaggtaggttaggtagtcgaaaagcagttAATTCATgtgacttggcttattaggcaaatcgggccttgcatagtaggctgagaagtgagttctggctactagctacgacatctatatatatatatatatatatatatatatatatatatatatatatatatatatatatatatatatatatatatatatatatatatatatatatatatatatatatatatatatatatatgtcgtacctaatagccagaacgcacttctcagcctactatgcaaggcccgatttgcttaataagccaaattttcatgaattaattttttttcgactacctaacctacctaacctaacctaacctaactttttgggctacataacctaacctaacctataaagataggttaggtagggttggttaggttcggtcatatatctacgttaattttaactccaataaaaaaaaattgacctcatacgtaatgaaatgggtagctttatcatttcataagaaaaaaatagagaaaatatattaattcaggaaaacttggcttgttaagcaaatcgagccatgcatagtaggctgagaagtgcgttctggctactaggtacgacatatatatatatatatatatatatatatatatatatatatatatatatatatatatatatatatatatatatatatatatatatatgtatatatatgtatatatatatatatatatatatatatatatatatatatatatatatatatatatatatatatatatatatatatatatatgtatatatatgtatatatatatatatatatatatatatatatatatatatatatatatatatatatatatatatatatatatatatatatatatcgtacctagtagccagaacgtacttctcagcctactatgcaaggcccgatttgcctaataagccaagttttcatatatctaagttaattttaactccagtaaaaaaaattgacctcatacataatgaaatgggtagctttatcatttgataagaaaaaaaatacagaaaatatattaattcaggaaaacttggcttattaggcaaatcgggcctaataTTTCGAAgggggttcgatgcagtccttggctcttttgggttggtcgcttcgggtgactcgtctgctgagttctcgggctcTGGTTCTCCTGGTGGAATTCCTTTCCTTTCCACAGAATGGGCGATCGATGCCGATtctttcagttggctctgccagacgttcgggcacccggatgtggacctcttcgcgtcggtgtGATCAAGGCGTCTTCTGGTATATATGGCGCCCTTTCCCGACCACGAGGCTGTCGGGATCGACGCCTTTCTGCAGGACTGGtctaggtgggggttcctgtacctctttcctccggttcagctgttgctccaggtcctggcttgctTGGAAACTTGCTAGGGGCGAGTTGTCCTCTTGGCCctgtggtggccggcccagctttagtttcaggtgctgcttgcccaGTGTCCAAACCCGGGGGTTTTTCCGCAACTCCACCTCTTCCAGAAGATCGGCCCGGTCTGTTACGAGCTTGGTTTGCTCTTCTCCTCGAGTCCTTGTATTtggtatttttgactcgagtttatcaccatttgtatggtgatcaggtggcttcgttgatggtatcCCACCTGTGGGCTTCGTCTTGGCattagtatgaagtttcctggcggtccttccgtttctttctgACTCTTCGTCATTGTACTTCGCTTTCGGTTCGGGTGATGGTGTCCTTTCTCTCATGGTTattccaggaccgtcatcttatgcagaaaactgtcgcctcatatcgtgcggtgctggcggagccgcttcagctcgcTTTTGGTATAGACGTtacttctgcgccgtttcgcaagctgtctcgtgcgttgtttcacttcCGGCCagctcatgcgctgcctgagccgtccaggtctttggacagagtgctctcctatctttcttctcctcggtttgttgtggccccttcggttcaggattgtttttagaAGGCTcttttttttcctgttggcattggcccccAAGGgttgggtcggggagcttcatgctctcctctggcacaggagtttctgctctttcggtccggcaGATAGgttgttcgtctgcagccgtctcctttatttcttgcgaagaatgagactgctgctttccggaggggtccttgggttattgatgcttggttggtcaggccgggggtgcatcatgttttgtgtccggttggggctctccgccattatttgcgcgccacggcttctgtgttctTGGACgtactttgggttgatccggtttcccttcttccctgtttgtGGGTACGGGTCTCTCAgattgtccgcagggttattaagcctagccagcctgcggtctatccccgtgcccatgacgttcgttagttcgctgctcttgctgtcATTTTTGGGAACATGTcctgggttgacattcgggcacggggtttttggcggttgaacagggtcctggctgcacgctacctcatgaacgttcctgggcctagtcgggcctgtgttgcttttggTCGGCGTCTGCAgcctgtctcgacttcgagttgaggtgtgGAGCactgaccgcctcccgggtaagtcccctttttcctcagtctttggtgaaatagctccagggagccataagggctccccccagaaaaccagcgttgaatgtaataaaacgtaattttctgggtgagtcccggaggctccccagcaaccctccctccttccagtCGACAGTTTTCACGTCTTTTGATAGCTAGTCTCGGAATTGGAGGTTTGGATCGCCGGCGCGgttctggggctcccctttccccctcccaaggaggggggagctgcgcagacatgcggcgcagctcgtgtgacgtcatgcttgtttgctcttttcccttgggggagttctgtccacttgttttgttatttttattggtttcaccagaatagaggtttgtttcgaggcgcttacctttctgggtgcctgtctgggtcgatggcagatatagaatgttcCAAAAtctcatgtgcatttctataggccattgctcattgtgcttctctgaaggggccaggttctggccgtggttcccggtaggcctagaactccacccacatcgactgatgccaaaagttaggactatccctatcagcctggatagctccggggagcctctgggactcgcacAGAAAATGACGCTTCATTGCGTTCAGCACTGGTTTTTTCGGGTACTGTATCATATTACTATAGTACAGGTACAAAATTCTGTAATTGGTGTCCATATCAACAGGTACGTTTATCCCATGACTCGCTACGTGGATGAAGACCACATAGCCATCAAGCCAATGTCTCGCGAGTTCTTTGAAATCATCGACACCATACTCAACTCCGAGTATTATACTCCCAATCCTCACGATGCGTGCATCCTCGTTCCTCCAGTAGACACATTGAATGAAAATAACCTGAGGAAGGATAAGATCGCTCAGACACTGGCCATGCTTCCTTAGTAAGTGAATTTTGCTTTTATCACTATTCAGTGCCAATATGTGTTTTCTTAGCACCATTAAAAAGACCATGTAACATGAACACTTCATTATCATACAAAATCTTATTTTGACACCATCTTCTGTTAATGAAATACAGTACTTGCCACCATCTTGGCTGTCATTTCTTTGAGAATGTATAAATATTGCTGCTGGTTACCATTGGCTGTTTACAAAAATATACTTGACTATGACAGTAAATGTTGGTGGAAAGCCTGAATATAGAGAACTAAGGAATTTACAGCATTGCAATAAGGAGAGGCATTAAGAGTTAATAAGGTTAAtggagagatgaaggaagtgatgtgatgttcCATTGAGTTTGGTTGGGTACAAATAGGGGTTGCTGTACATAAGCCAAGTGCCCTTCTGCATTGTTATGTTCTCTTGCGTGTCGATTGTCGAAGGGCATAGCCATTTGAGTGTAGGGTCAGCCGTGTGTCATGGATTGTGTTCGGGAGGAGCATTTCTTTCCAATTGATGCTCTATTTTTACTCTAGGAAAAAATCTGATTATTATTTGAGTGTCGAAACAAGcaaaaatatatattcataatttttaGTAAGAAAAGTGATACCAAACTTCATGAAAGataaaaacaaaaatttaattCGTTTAAAATTTGGATGGGGTTCAGAATGCTACTAAGCTGAATTTCAAggttatactgtacagtatgtagTAATTGGGTCTTGTACTGTTCTTATTTTAACCCATGATTAAATTTTAGATTTTTtccattattttttatattttttatattatgtaAGGTCTTTCATGTCTGGTAGACAGTTCTAGTTAAAGCGTATACAACCAAACTGCAGATGCCAATATATATAATGacaaatattttaaaactgcagtacaGTAGTGTAATTACAAAGATACACCCAACATTACAAAGGCTGCTTACCAAATGTTAGCGAGAGAGGTAAACTAATGTGTTTTTGGCTAACTTTTGAGCCATTACAGTAATTGCTTGAGGccaagacagaaatggttgggcacattttctttcacctaatgcctctgttgccCTAGTAGTAAGTATACCCGAGAGTcgagcaactgttgtgggttgcatcgagGGGGAAGGTcagtatatttatatacatacacaggctTTCTATCCCCAACAACATGAATTATTATATACATTAAAGCCATGTACACGCTCCACTAGTTTAGACTGTAATTTGCTTAGCTAATTGAATttttgggttcagttcctgaacctattataTGCCTTTATAATTTTGGGAATAGGTTTGGGATGCataataataaatgaactaaactagagtGCAGtcatattgattttttttatacTGTTGAATATAATTTTGGTTATATTCCACAGCTGGTCAGAGGGTGAAAACCATCTCCTCTTCACCATGTTGCCGGGAACACCTCCAATATTTGACACAACACTGAACTTGGCACGTGGCAAGGCACTCATGGCTGGCAGAGGATTTTCCTCGTTTACATATCGTCGGGGATATGACGTCTCCCTACCCGTGTATAACCCAGCCCACCAAGACTCCCCTGTAGGAAGAAAGCCAGTGTAAGCCTGGCGATTTCCAAATCATTGGGTTTTCCCTTGTGCCCAAATACAGAAGCGCTACTCTAAGGCTGAGTCGTGATAAACTTATGGAGCAGATGTGTAAATTTGTGGCTCTCAGATAgtgtacttttttttttatcaaagttgCATATTACAGTAAGCTTTTGATTACATACCTGGTTTTGATTCATTATTAGAGTTGTATCTTTTATGTGTTAAGTTTTGAAGAATATATATTATACTAGGAGGGGTCCCTGGGATAGTCTCTCCTCACACCCCTCCATTCCAACTTTCTTctttcctcctcttccctcccctcaTTACCCCTCTTACTCCCCTTTTCTTGCCctttcccttctcctcctcttcccttttgTCTCCCCCTTGACCCTCATCTCCCTTCCATCTTGAAACAGATtgaaattttaatttatatactgtatatataaagtaAATCATTACAGTGCATGGGTAAGTGGCAGGAATAATGTTAGAGAGAATGGACCACAAatgttaacccttgtgttgctcagggctaattagcatttgtcacccacaggcatataccaaaaaaaaaaattattttttcttctaaacctgttaatttgtgttctctgatcatgtgaaaaataataaaaaagtcgtaagtggcatatattgcccgctatagggcggggaagtctggcaaaaaacaggcgctgactcagcgtgcgtcctagATGGTCTGTTGCTCCCAGCTGTCAGGCatgagtggccacaaagagataattacctaattatttcaatgtctctgattttttgttgtttttgctgtaatattactcaatagtgtgtagtgtgatatatttatataataaaatgagtgaatcatcgatgtactcaaaaatatggtgtgcatattgctgattcaattattatgttcatcaaacagtgaacaaatactttgtcggttattacactatatacacaggttatatgtatctgcatgttttgttcaccataacgaaccactaagttggtattgtgagtcaaatcAGGATACGAACTTTTCATTgggatacgagtttgttgatacgcgtacggcCGACCTAgagcgtggtggcatggcgatcgcgcctccgtttaccagtgcctcacgcccagtgactatcccgcctgatttcttcacaagaatttacagttttttgtcagatttttggccatttgagcataaaagttgttattgtatATCTCGTCatggggtcccaagaaagccagtggtaaggttcaaagcAAGAATCACATGTGAGAATAAGCATAGAGGAAAAGCGAGATCATTcataagcatgaaaatggtactcgtGTTGTTGAATTAGCTAcacagtacaacaaatcttcagggaaggaagaggaggcagtagagaatgtGAATGTCCCTTCcttattaattaagaaaatgtgtccaatatgggaaggactgcaaagttttgctgaaaagaatcacccagataaagctgtagtaggccattgcattgatctttttaatgacaatgtgatgcctcactacagacaagtgttgcaaagaagggaaaaacaatcttcaatggaatgtttccttgtgagaaaagtgagaaaatcaagccACAACCAACCACAACCAGGATCTagttgagccacaaccaggacctagtggagccacaaccaggacctagttgagccacaaccaggacctagtggtatgcagacaaaatgtgccagagagtgcacCCCAGAAAAATCATCACtgtctgatgttataatggaaggggactccccttccaaacagcaacacctctcctcctcccctcctcaccatcttccatacgtcaACAGGAGTCATCTGCAAGGgtgagtaataacttgaacatacttttatagtgaagatttgggtgaattaggtataaaatttactttgaagtgaagtttttggggagtcaggaatggattaattcatttcccattatttcttatgaggAATTTTGCTTCGGAATGAATTTTCGGGTTACGAACCGTCTacaggaatggattaaattcttaaaccgaggtacccctgtattgtATTTATAATAGACCTACAAAAGTGAGGCTCATTAGGAAGTGGTGTTTTAGGTATTACATTAGACGATTGTCTCGGTTTCTCTCTCAACAGCTCACACACGAGAAAATGACAAAATTATCATTAAGTATTGTATATGATTGTTCTGTATTTCATATTTGCTACTGCAAGCAAGAAGCGCATGAATTTTACATTGTTTGTGTACACTCAACAGGGCGTCCCGTCGCTGGTTTGTGGTATCATCACAGATCAACCTCCATCGAGACTACCGTGAGGATCTGGAGGGCCAGCATAAGAACAAACAGATGCAGCATAATGATTTGTTCATCTTGGACAAGTGTCAGCCCTTCACTAACCTCACAGTCAGGTGTCATGGGTCGAAGATATTTTCCTACCCAGAGGTGCTAAGGGTAAGAGCTTGAGGATGCGCACAAATTATTTCATGTTTGCATTCAGtaaaacatttttatttatacttaTTAGTGGATAATTTTGGATTTTGGATAGCTGGTTACATCCTCTCGTCTAATACATTACATTTGTTAACGAATCAACAATCCCTTAAAAATgcgatatacagtactgtattggtgAAAGTCAAAGCACTGTAATATTGATGTTTTCTGTTCCTTGGCCATGATAAGTGTgcttcaggccgggctcggggagtagaacaactcccagagccTTCGCCAGGTATGCTCCAAATAGGATAAGTGGATTGCTTGGGTTCATTTGTTTCAGgtaaggcatttttttttttttttttttttttttttttttttttttttttttagcaaatgTAGAGAACAGACTGGGTTTACTTGCTCTAGAATGTAAAACAGCTTTTGTATGTTACTTGTAAGAAGCCTGTTCATGAAATTAAAGAAtggtgatacctgcttgatggggttctgggagttgttctactccccaggcctggcctgaggccatgcttgacttgtgagagtttggctattatatattatataagtatATTATATAAggctattatataatatataaaagattaATGACAATGACACATGCCAGTTAATTTGTAAAAATAAGGATGAAGGAATAAAGAGCATAAGGAATGAGAGACTATAAATGCTAGAAAAGTGGGGGGTTTCCCCCTCCAATATCTCTCTCAAGTAGTATTAAGCAATCAGTGAAGTAGATTTAGCTTTAATCTTCAAGACATGACAAAATATATAGATTTAATTATAAAAgaataaaatatattaaatatatctcgCTACAATTCTGGAGAATTTTAAAAGTGAGCATGAGCAAGGGGATGAAAAATAAACTTATATTTGTGTAAAAGGAAGATCATTGAAGAGacatgaaaatacattgaatcaTTGAGCAGTTATTGTAATTTTGTTCATTAAATTAACCATGTGTTTGTTACTAACAAATTTGCATAAGgtggaaatttaaaaaaaaaaaggcacaTAATGTAATGAAATGATTCTTTCTGGAGGAGCCTCAGTGGTTCCATGTAGCTATCTTGCTGATCGCAAATGGAGCAATAGATTGCTCCATTCTAAAAGGTCCTGTTAGTTGAAGAAATTTTGTTTGGTCCACAGGGACTAGAGCCAGAACCTATTCCCCTTATAGAGGCACAGGGTGGAGTGAGAGTTCTCTACCTCATTGGAAAAAAAGCCTCTTGGAAGTTAGCGAAGCTTTAAAGACAGCCGgaaggttcacagaaaatgaagccttgaaactgcccagtaactctgcaaataattCACACAGAACTAAAACCAGCTTTAAACTCGTTAGTACTGATTAACACCACCAGGTAGCCAAGCCTCGGCCAACAGCTGACTCCCCAGCTTGGTCCAGGAGCTAATGATCAACAACTCCATGATGAAGCAACAATCCTGGAGGGACGGAGGAGGAAGAATGAGGGAGTCACCAGGGCTTCTCCAGAAGGAGGCATTTCATAATACTGGTATTCTATGgtgattttctggggggagctccccagtggctccctgaagctaagaaGAAAAATGGGTCTTcccagggaggaggagaggcaggagaCACCATGATGAACAGAATCCAGGCTAGGAAACACTGTCCAAGTAATATAACCAATTGAGATCAGGAACAGTGACTAAATACTGATCCATAAGAATCCTGTTAGAATGCCAAAACCAATGAGCCCAAATATCAACCCAGAAAATGTGAGAAAAGACTGCAACCAAAGCCTCATTCTTGTGAATATCTTGGGCGATCAGAACATGATATTTGTGGAGGGTAGACCACAAACTGGCTAGACTTGATGACACTGTGGACAACctgagtgtgtgtgaagtgtgacAACACTTCAAAAACTCCAGATGTGAAGAGCAGAGCAGTTCAAACTAGTGAAGTACCTGTACATCGCTGGGCCAATCTGGTGATAAGAGACTGAGCCAAGGAAAAAAGCTCGGGTTTGGACACAGGACCAGAAGAGCCAGAAACGAAGGCTGGGCTGGGCACCAAAGAACCCAGAAGGATCACCTTCCCCAAGTATGACTCCAGACTGGACAGCACCCTGAACCATTAATTGAATGCGGAAAAGGTAAATGCACCTCGACCAGTCCATTCACAAGGCATCCACCATGAGAGCCTCGTGATTGGAGATTGAGGCCACATAAGGGAGAAGGTGCTGGTTCCATGCTGATGTGAAGAAGTTCACCTCGGGGCAACTGAACATCTCACAGAGCCAACAGAAGATACAGCATCGATGGTCCATTCCATAGAAATGGGGCAAAAGCAAGATCACCAGTCCACAAGAACATTAGATACACCCCGCATGTGAACACACTGAGAACCAAGCCCAGGGAATCCAGAAGCCAAGTCACTTAAACATCCAGCTCCACAGGGCAATGAAATGAAGCATCTTCCAACAGTTCAAGCAATGAACCATTGGGGAGCAATCAGAAAGAAGCCGGAGTACAGAGCCTGGAGGAAGCCGTATACTCCTCAGGGCATGCCACACAGCCACAAACTTGTGCCCCTGAAGTAATGGGCCCGACCGCTGATGCTGGGCAGCCTGGTGAGCATTGGTCacataatgggggggggggggatggcaccTTGGAACTGAACCCCGACAAACCCAAAGGGGAAACTAGAGAAGCAAGAGCTTACTTGAACAATATTACAACACTGGTGATCTGTTATCTTATGTGCAATCAAATCttcttaagctaacgcttgagcgaaaaggcatttacgatcaaataattcaaactttcCATAATGGGTTTAGAGAAATCATTTTAGATGCGTCAGGAGGATCTGtaaacctttctaattagattgattttggcagcatttcgatcttaAAATGGCattaccttagctcttgcatcgtctggaatagctgcgacattgctaccaggtggaagaactgctactatggctttgaaattgccattgaacatgcgatTCATTGAAACTTCCACGTGCAACATtttcaaagcatccggcatgggaaaagtattgcagaaatgtaaacttattgtttgggatgaaagcACAATGGCCCATAAAAAAATCGCTCGAGACTCTTgaccgatcattgcaagatttgcgtggtaaCATCAGAcaatttgggaatgcattaatattacttgcaggagatttcatgcaaacattacctgtaattcttaGATCAACACTagtggacgaaataaatgcttgcctgaaatactctaatttgtggcgccacgtaaagatgttaaaattaactacaaatatgcatgtccaactgcaaaacgactcataagctgagatattctcacatcattttctggaaattgggaacggaaacgtgccggttgatctgacctcaggacgaatttcattgcctcataacttctacaatttagtgacgtcaaaagaagaattggttgaaaaagtatttccaaaTATTCaagccaattataagaatcacgattggctgagtgaacaaGCTATTCTTgaggccaagaacaaagacgtctaagaACTTTACAATATTTTTCAGTCTAACGTACAAAGCAAGGCAGTCAcagacaagtccgtcgacactgcggTGGAAGTAGATGAAGcgattaattatccaacagaattttttaattcactcgatctgccaggaatACCACCACTGCACGAACTTCAATTAAaattcggcgtgccaattatcatgttacgaaatatcaaccagcgaaATCTTAGCAACGGCACACGGCTTGCAGTAAAAAGttattcagcaacgtcgtagaagcaacaatcttgacaggacctttcaaaggtgaagatgtcctcattcctcacattcctatgattccaacggatttgccatttcaatttaagagattgtaatttcccaaTTTGATTGGTGTTTGCAATcaacatcaacaaagctcaggaccaatctttagaattgtgcggtttagatctagacactgattgcttctcacatggacatttATATATTTCCTGTTCTACAGTCGGCAATCAGAAAATCTCTATATCTTCACAGACAGTGGAACAAGAAAAATATGTTATATACACAcaaacattgtgaaattaaacaagtTAGAAACATGAATTTtctgttttctttctttttcattTAACCAGagagagccacagcaacgcgtggcaggtacagcttgtatatgtatatgtcgtacctagtagccagaacgcacttctcagcctactatgcaaggcccgatttgcctaataagccaagttttcctgaattaatatattttctatcatttttttcttatgaaatgataaagctacccatttcattatgtatgaggtaattttttttttaattggagttaaaattaaggtagatatatgaccgaacctaaccaacccaacctaacctaacctaacctatctttataggtgaggttaggttaggtagccgaaaaagttaggttaggttaggttatatatatatatatatatatatatatatatatatatatatataaatatatatatatatatatatatatatatatatatatattttattaaatatgaccgaaaaagtaagattaataattctaacacgaattttctcaatctttcgtacattatgcttcactgttggaggtaaatcaaaaatcacttctccaaaattcatttttatttctagtctgacgcgacacgggcgcgtttcgtaaaacttattacattttcaaagacttcacaaatacacaactgattagaacttgcgtttccctgattttatatctacatttgagtgaggtgggaagggtgatgtggcattacatttgagtaaggtgggaaggatgatgtggcattagaggatattaatagggtattaaaagtatcaacacaagacagaacacgaaacaatggatatt
Above is a window of Procambarus clarkii isolate CNS0578487 chromosome 11, FALCON_Pclarkii_2.0, whole genome shotgun sequence DNA encoding:
- the LOC138363776 gene encoding exostosin-2-like, whose amino-acid sequence is MTRYVDEDHIAIKPMSREFFEIIDTILNSEYYTPNPHDACILVPPVDTLNENNLRKDKIAQTLAMLPYWSEGENHLLFTMLPGTPPIFDTTLNLARGKALMAGRGFSSFTYRRGYDVSLPVYNPAHQDSPVGRKPV